The following coding sequences lie in one Brachionichthys hirsutus isolate HB-005 chromosome 15, CSIRO-AGI_Bhir_v1, whole genome shotgun sequence genomic window:
- the wnt3a gene encoding protein Wnt-3a, producing MIYLGCFLLLSGLTYVMASYPIWWSLAVGHQYSSLGTQPILCGSIPGLVPKQLRFCRNYVEIMPSVAEGVKIGIQECQHQFRGRRWNCTTVNDNLAIFGPVLDKATRESAFVHAIASAGVAFAVTRACAEGSATICGCDTRHKGPPGEGWKWGGCSEDVEFGSMVSREFADARENRPDARSAMNRQNNEAGRTSLNDNMFLKCKCHGLSGSCEVKTCWWSQPDFRVIGDYMKDKYDSASEMVVEKHKESRGWVETLRPKYNYFKPPTERDLVYYESSPNFCDPNPETGSFGTRDRTCNLTSHGIDGCDLLCCGRGHNTRTEKRKEKCHCIFHWCCYVSCQECVRVYDVHTCK from the exons GTCGCTAGCAGTTGGCCACCAGTACTCATCACTGGGTACTCAGCCCATCCTCTGTGGCAGCATCCCCGGCCTGGTGCCGAAGCAGCTGCGTTTCTGCAGGAACTACGTAGAAATCATGCCCAGCGTGGCGGAGGGGGTGAAGATTGGCATCCAGGAGTGCCAGCACCAATTCAGAGGACGACGCTGGAACTGCACCACGGTCAACGACAATTTGGCCATTTTTGGGCCAGTGTTAGATAAAG CTACTCGAGAGTCAGCATTTGTTCATGCTATCGCCTCAGCAGGAGTAGCATTTGCAGTGACTCGTGCCTGCGCTGAAGGCTCGGCAACCATCTGCGGATGTGATACTCGTCACAAAGGACCCCCTGGTGAGGGATGGAAGTGGGGTGGCTGCAGTGAGGATGTGGAGTTTGGAAGCATGGTGTCTCGGGAATTTGCAGATGCAAGGGAAAATCGTCCTGATGCCCGGTCTGCCATGAATCGCCAGAACAACGAGGCGGGGAGAACG TCCCTCAATGACAACATGTTCCTGAAATGTAAATGCCATGGCCTGTCGGGCAGCTGCGAGGTCAAGACGTGCTGGTGGTCTCAACCTGACTTCCGAGTTATTGGTGACTATATGAAGGATAAGTACGACAGCGCATCCGAGATGGTGGTAGAAAAACACAAGGAGTCCCGTGGATGGGTGGAGACCCTAAGACCCAAGTACAATTACTTCAAGCCTCCAACAGAGCGTGACCTGGTTTATTACGAAAGCTCGCCCAATTTCTGTGATCCCAATCCAGAGACGGGCTCCTTTGGCACCCGTGATCGAACCTGCAACTTGACGTCCCACGGCATAGATGGGTGCGACCTGCTCTGCTGCGGCAGAGGTCACAACACCAGGACTgagaagagaaaggagaagtGCCACTGTATTTTCCACTGGTGCTGCTATGTCAGTTGTCAAGAGTGTGTGAGAGTCTACGATGTGCACACCTGCAAATAA